The Oryza brachyantha chromosome 6, ObraRS2, whole genome shotgun sequence region TTGGTTATGAGACAAATCCAGCCATTCAGAGAAAGAGGAAAGTGCAATGAGCTCCTTTGGTATGCTACCATCAAAGCTGTTACAAGAGAGGTTTAAGGCCTCTAGATTCTTGCATTGCCCTAAGGAACTAGGAATTGTTCCACTCAAATTATTCTCCTGTAAATATAGCTCACTTAATGTACTCAGATTACCGATTGAAAGCGGAATTTGTCCTGAGAGTTTGTTTTGCGATAAGCTAAGAACGAACAAGTTTGGCAGATTTCCAAGTGAATCTGGGAGATTTCCGGTAAGCAGATTTTGCTCCATATGAACAACTGAAAGGTTTGGGAGGTGGTCTATCTGTTCTGGTATGGTACCTGATATTTGATTTCTATCTAGCAACAGTTCTTCCAAGCTCTTCGGAAGTCTTGCAATCGAACTTGGTAAGGTTCCTTTCAGGATGTTCATATCTAGGCATAAACTAACTAGTTGGGTACAAGTTGCCAATGAGGATAAGAAAGTCCAGTCCCCTGATTCTAGTTGATTTATCCCTAAATTTAGTTGTGTCAACTGAGGCAGGTTCCCAAAGGAAGGAATGATACCATGGAACGCGTTGTCACGAAAGTTAATCACTTGGAGATTTGTTGCATTGGCTAGTGAAGTGGGGATTTTTCCCTGGAATTTATTTCCCTGCAAAATCAATGTTTGAATGCTTGGAAGGGTATATCCTATGTCATCAGGAACTTCCCCAGTGAGCATGTTTGAGCCCATACCAAGGTATGTGAGTTTAGACATGTTGTACAGAGAAGCTGGAACTGTCCCTGACAAATTGTTGTATGTCAAGTCCAACTGCTGCAAGTTTGACAGTCTGGATAAACTCGATGGAATCGATCCCTGGAAGTTGTTTTGCGAAAGCAAAAGCTGCTGAAGGGAAGAGAAGTTCTCTATAGACGATGGTATGCTTCCCGAGAGGTTGTTTTGGGAGAGAACAAGACTCACCAGTGGTGAGGAGACATTTGAGATTGGAGGGATAGATCCAACAAAGTTGTTAACTCCAAGCATTATGAGTTGAAGTGAGGGGCTATTAAAAAGAGCAGAAGGAATCTCCCCTCCAAGATGATTATTTGTTAAATCAAGCAATTGCAGCGATGAACAATTTGCCAGGGAAAGTGGGATGCCTCCGGTGAGACTGTTATTTGTGAGAATGACAACATCAAGAAATGAGTTACTCCCAACTGAGGGAGGAATACTGCCTGTCAGTTGGTTATTTGCAAGAATCAGAACCGAAAGTTTGGAGAGTGTACCTAACCCTTCCGGGATGACTCCCTGTAGCTTGTTGTCATACAGGTAGATCACTTCCAGATTTGAGCATTTGCTCAGGCCCGAGGCGATCTCACCATCGAGAGAGTTGTTCGAGAGATCGATGATCTGAAGGCTAGAGCATGAGGACAGAGCTTCCGGTACCCCACCAGTGAGGCCATTAGAAGTGAGGTTCAGGTAGGCGAGGCGATGCAGATGGCCAAGCTCGGGTGGGATGCTGCCGATCAATTGGTTAAACGGAAGGTGGATGCTCGTGAGGAAAGTAAGGTTTCCAACGCAAGGTGGTATCTGGCCATGGAGGCTGAACGACTCCAGGTTCAGCCCGGTGACTCGGGACGTGTGGCTCTTGCTGCAGGTGACGCCGGGCCAACGACAGTATTCAGGAGAGTCGTTTCTCCAGGATGCCATGGCTCCGGCACTGTCGGAGAGGTGGAGCTTGAGGCAAAGCAGAGCCTGAAGATCAGCAGCATCATCGGACGCATTGTGGAGTGGTGCAGTTGGAACCTGGGAAGATGCGGTGGATTGGATGCATGCCAACAGGATGGCTGCAAGAACAAGGGACATATTGTGAGGATTACAGTGCTGGCAACTGGGTTAATGTTTCAGATTGAAGCTTTGTGTGGTGCTAATGAATGTAGGTGAATTTATAGACGAACAGAGACGCATTAGCAAGGCAGTGTGCATGGGGGAAGTCAAGTGGTTACTGTTGGAGTGTTCTGCAGAAACGGCAGAAGACCTTAGAAGACTGAATAAACAACTTGTGGTTGTGGATTCTGgtccaacatttttttttatgattgaaCTTAGTTTCAGGACTTTGTAGTTCAATTGGGCGTATACTCGGGGTCTTCTCAGTCTGGTCCCTCGTTCGGAACTGTATGCATGCTGAAAAGATGGACAAAATCAGCTAAGCTACAGTATCGGTTTTAGCATGCATGGTGTTGTGAGTTGCcagcagttttttagcacacggatgGATGTCCACCGTtgtttgcatgtcatctaaataattatcaaaaaatatgaaaaattttgataagatagataaatatgagttatatcactaaacaaacatgcaagtttaaatttaacttttacaagttgtagcaaaaataacaaaaacaattaagttTGTGACTTTTAACAACTGGTTTGCAGTTTGCAGTTTGCACATGGTTTTATGAAAAGATGGCCCCTAGACGACGATGAGTTTGCAGTTTGCACCATTAAAATCATGCcgaattttatgaaaaataaaatcaaagtgAAGCATATGGTTTGCGAAATGCACTTGTGATCATATGCAATAATCGATGATTTTTCTGTGCAAGCTAATGCTCCGATGCAGCGAGTTATAGCAAATTAATGCCAGATTTTCAAACACATTCAGTTAATGAGGCTCAACAAGAGTGGCGAATCTTCAGTCACTAGCAAACGTAGTGCTCAACAAACAAGCAGCAAACGTAGTGCTCAATGACGACTGTCGCTAGCAAAGTCTATGCCTAACTCGTTGTTTCCAATTGAATTCAAAAATGCCATCTTCAGTCAGTAGTCAGTTGACACCACAGAAATACGGCATTGTGTGCATGTATTGACTGGTGTGGAAAGTGGTTAAATCGAAAGCAGTCAATTCACAGATGCAAAGACCAAAAGTAGTGGACTCACCTTACACTTTGTTGTATGACAGTGTGTGCATTGTGTCCTCAAATGGAAGAGTTTGTgataagagatttgctccgtttcaacaaaaagtacttcgaggtaccggtacgtCGAGATACCGAATCGTTTCTAACCATTGGATTTAGCTGACTAGGATGTACACAGTTATATCGAATGATCGGAAATAATTTGGTGAGATActagtacctcgaggtactttttatttgaTCGAAACAAATTAGTTTGCAGCCCACTTGTTGCTTAGTCAGTTtagttccaaattttttttcaaaaacatcacatcgaatctttaaacacataaatggagcattaaacataaacaaaaaattaattacacagttaggggaaagaaaaatcgtgagacgaatcttttgagtctaattagtccatgattagatataagtgctacagtaactcgcatatgctaatgacggattaattagactcaaaacaTTCATTTTATGGTTTTCAGACAGGCTATGAAACTCTTTTTCAATTCACGTCAAAAAACCTTTTctaacatccggtcaaacgtttgatatgatacataatttttttttttgaaaccaaGGCCAGCTTAGTGCTGATTTTATATTGAGAAGAGCTATAGAATTTCACAGCCCAATTAAGGGCCTCACAGGGAAGCCCTCTCTACAGATTCAGTTTACTCTCGCGTTCGTGTATACAATTTTACagctcaaaaattttcatttcttcaACTAAACACCACTGTAAGTCTGcaaaaactaacaaaatatAGGCTAAAAAACGCAGCCCCTACATGAATGCCGTGGAAGGCTCGTCACATTTTCGACGCATTCATTCCGTTGCCGTACGTTGGAGTCATCACTATTAGTCTGCAGTCCGACTTGCTGCAACTTGCAATAACAAATTTGGAGCCTACAATTGCACGCCAGACCGTCCGGATACGCTCTGTCATTGGTCCAAATTGGGGTGAAAACGATCAGTAACGGTAGAGCATATCAATGGAAAT contains the following coding sequences:
- the LOC102701834 gene encoding probable LRR receptor-like serine/threonine-protein kinase At3g47570; this translates as MSLVLAAILLACIQSTASSQVPTAPLHNASDDAADLQALLCLKLHLSDSAGAMASWRNDSPEYCRWPGVTCSKSHTSRVTGLNLESFSLHGQIPPCVGNLTFLTSIHLPFNQLIGSIPPELGHLHRLAYLNLTSNGLTGGVPEALSSCSSLQIIDLSNNSLDGEIASGLSKCSNLEVIYLYDNKLQGVIPEGLGTLSKLSVLILANNQLTGSIPPSVGSNSFLDVVILTNNSLTGGIPLSLANCSSLQLLDLTNNHLGGEIPSALFNSPSLQLIMLGVNNFVGSIPPISNVSSPLVSLVLSQNNLSGSIPSSIENFSSLQQLLLSQNNFQGSIPSSLSRLSNLQQLDLTYNNLSGTVPASLYNMSKLTYLGMGSNMLTGEVPDDIGYTLPSIQTLILQGNKFQGKIPTSLANATNLQVINFRDNAFHGIIPSFGNLPQLTQLNLGINQLESGDWTFLSSLATCTQLVSLCLDMNILKGTLPSSIARLPKSLEELLLDRNQISGTIPEQIDHLPNLSVVHMEQNLLTGNLPDSLGNLPNLFVLSLSQNKLSGQIPLSIGNLSTLSELYLQENNLSGTIPSSLGQCKNLEALNLSCNSFDGSIPKELIALSSFSEWLDLSHNQLDGEIPAEIGGLINLDLLNISNNRLSGQIPSTLGECVHLNSLRMEGNLLDGGIPDSFINLRGLIELDLSQNNLSGMIPEFIESFGSMKLLNLSFNEFEGPVPTGGIFQNTSVVFIQGNNKLCARYPWQKLPLCNVMASKRKHTKILKITGLTAFCLALTLCLVIILLKKAKRIEKASNPSCKELKKFTYADLVKATNGFALANLVGSGKYGSVYKAKFQFEELPVAIKVFKLDQLGAPKSFLAECEALRNTRHRNLVRVITACSTCDPVGREFKALVLEYMGNGTLESWLYPKVNKYGLEKPLSLGYRIKIAVDIASALDYLHNYCIPPIVHCDLKPNNILLDDAMVACLGDFGLAKFLYDSNSSRINGSTSLAGPRGSIGYIAPEYGFGSKVSVDGDVYGYGIIILEMLTGKRPTDEMFTNGLNLHKFVESAVFSQRIGEVLDPNIVTNFEDVEYNLGPENHVTGGMLGCIMQLAKLGLSCSIETPKDRPTMQDVYAEVITVKEAFSALRV